A genome region from Nitrospira sp. includes the following:
- a CDS encoding PAS domain S-box protein, giving the protein MYSLARFSLLEMTECSAVLRQLGEQSNSLQEAASRAVDYLFNTLGDAGTGDRDCVLVRCFKTSSYSRLDPTTQEMVREKLGGTAPFPDLKCFTLIATAGEEPDWNHVERSHRYRVIPMVNADFVKQFPMFSQLLHQFGAASSFEVTPEGEWLVDLEEKTFNVFYVPDAVGSTHVPMQKEFVLKYGVKSVLCFGGMLPSRDLFAVILFSRTPVPRETATLCKSLALSLKTSLLAFDETAPPETGVEPSSSAGCVAGAPERRPHLRHDSRLAVAEQLLQVYENAVRTQSAGIAQAKQAVRERADALERSEQALDAQTRIVNSVLRSMGDGVVVTDAAGQLVVANPAVESILGFSPTQAPPIAWAERYEFFHADTVTPFQPDAWPLGRALRGENIGWLEVYLRASPSLPGRWISINARPIKDEAGALSGTVLVFHDITWLKRAQDALFESEYRFRSLVEGARDIIFTLSADLTITSLNPAFETVTNWSRSQWMGEPLVALLHPDDAGFCQDVLQAILERGAPLTCSMQISTKQGGYVTGEFVGTPQMRQGRVIGVLGIIRDVTERRRIEDALRVSEERLRSIVQSTKDAIVLVNALMKVAFWNKGAEATFGYSAEDIIGQPVTTIIPERYHEELERNVQRVRVLERVQLTSKTLELLGRRKDGGEFPLELSVTSWQGKSDLFFTIIMRDISERRAAEEELDRLHHHNQVVLNSAGEGIYGIDRDGRLTFVNPAAAKMFGWEAEQLIGQSFATLVHGPDDADPSFAGHGSPIAETLQAGEILEEADSRFWRRDGTSFSVEYVSTPIRERGDIVGAVVVFKDTTDRKRAEEQLQDSLRRLRKLSGRMEGIREEERGRIARELHDELGVGLTCLKIDLSRLGGLLGERLIPRDRAKIDDKIRGMKEQVDSTITSVQRIVAELRPGVLDDLGLVAAIEWQCRDFQRRTGIPCHCTVSHEDLRVAPEHATAVFRICQEALTNVTRHAKATEVQVRLEDQGVGLLLQVNDNGCGIPPDRLADARSFGLLGMRERAGLLGGDVQIDTREGAGTTIVLQLPR; this is encoded by the coding sequence GTGTATAGTCTGGCTCGTTTTTCCCTGTTGGAAATGACTGAATGCTCAGCCGTGTTGCGTCAACTGGGGGAGCAGTCGAACTCTCTGCAGGAGGCGGCGTCGCGTGCGGTGGACTATCTCTTCAACACCCTCGGCGATGCAGGCACAGGGGACCGTGACTGCGTCCTGGTCCGCTGCTTCAAGACGAGCTCCTACAGCCGGTTGGATCCAACGACCCAGGAGATGGTGCGCGAAAAACTGGGGGGGACCGCTCCATTTCCCGATCTCAAGTGTTTTACCCTCATCGCCACGGCCGGTGAAGAGCCGGACTGGAATCACGTGGAACGCTCCCATCGCTACCGCGTGATTCCGATGGTCAACGCCGATTTTGTGAAGCAGTTTCCGATGTTTTCACAACTCCTGCACCAATTCGGTGCGGCGTCCAGCTTCGAGGTGACGCCCGAAGGGGAATGGCTGGTGGATCTGGAGGAGAAGACCTTCAACGTTTTTTATGTTCCGGACGCGGTGGGAAGCACGCATGTGCCGATGCAGAAGGAGTTCGTTCTCAAGTATGGCGTCAAATCGGTCTTGTGTTTCGGCGGGATGTTACCCTCCCGTGATCTGTTCGCGGTGATCTTATTTTCACGAACCCCGGTACCTCGCGAGACGGCGACGCTGTGCAAATCTCTGGCGTTGAGTCTCAAGACGTCATTGTTGGCCTTCGATGAGACCGCTCCTCCGGAAACGGGTGTCGAGCCTTCGTCGAGCGCCGGGTGTGTGGCCGGCGCGCCGGAGCGGCGGCCCCATCTTCGGCACGACTCACGATTGGCCGTGGCAGAGCAATTGTTACAGGTATACGAAAACGCGGTTCGGACGCAGTCGGCAGGCATTGCGCAGGCCAAGCAAGCGGTTCGTGAACGAGCGGACGCGCTGGAGCGATCTGAACAGGCATTGGATGCGCAGACGAGAATCGTGAACTCCGTGCTGCGAAGCATGGGCGACGGCGTGGTGGTGACGGATGCGGCAGGGCAGCTGGTCGTGGCCAATCCGGCGGTGGAAAGCATTCTCGGATTTTCTCCTACGCAGGCCCCTCCGATAGCCTGGGCGGAGCGGTATGAGTTTTTTCATGCGGATACGGTGACGCCGTTCCAGCCGGATGCCTGGCCGCTGGGGCGCGCGCTGCGAGGCGAGAATATTGGGTGGCTCGAAGTGTATCTGCGGGCTTCTCCGAGTTTGCCCGGCCGGTGGATCAGTATCAATGCCCGGCCGATCAAAGATGAGGCCGGTGCGCTGTCCGGGACCGTGCTGGTGTTTCATGACATTACGTGGCTGAAACGGGCGCAGGATGCCTTGTTCGAATCCGAATATCGTTTCCGAAGTTTGGTCGAAGGGGCGCGGGATATCATCTTCACCCTCTCGGCCGACCTCACAATCACCTCACTCAATCCGGCCTTTGAGACGGTCACGAACTGGTCCCGTTCCCAATGGATGGGAGAACCGCTGGTTGCGCTGCTGCATCCCGATGACGCAGGGTTTTGTCAGGATGTCTTGCAGGCCATTCTTGAGCGCGGTGCGCCGCTCACCTGTTCGATGCAGATCAGTACGAAGCAGGGCGGGTATGTGACGGGAGAGTTCGTCGGCACGCCGCAGATGCGCCAAGGCCGAGTCATCGGTGTCTTGGGGATCATCCGTGATGTCACCGAACGCCGCCGGATCGAAGATGCGCTGCGGGTCAGCGAGGAACGGTTGCGCTCCATCGTACAGTCGACGAAGGACGCCATTGTCTTGGTGAATGCGCTTATGAAAGTGGCGTTCTGGAACAAGGGCGCTGAGGCGACCTTCGGGTATTCGGCGGAAGACATCATTGGGCAGCCTGTCACGACCATCATTCCCGAGCGGTACCACGAAGAATTGGAACGAAACGTTCAGCGGGTGCGAGTGCTGGAACGGGTGCAACTGACCAGCAAGACGCTGGAACTCCTCGGTCGACGAAAAGACGGAGGCGAATTTCCGCTTGAGTTGAGTGTGACGTCCTGGCAAGGGAAATCGGATCTCTTTTTTACGATTATCATGCGCGACATCAGCGAGCGGCGCGCGGCGGAGGAAGAACTGGACCGCCTGCATCATCACAACCAAGTCGTGTTGAATTCTGCGGGAGAGGGAATCTACGGGATCGACCGCGACGGGCGACTGACGTTCGTCAATCCGGCGGCCGCGAAAATGTTTGGCTGGGAGGCAGAGCAATTGATCGGACAGTCGTTTGCGACGCTGGTGCATGGTCCCGATGATGCCGACCCGTCCTTTGCTGGACACGGGAGCCCGATTGCCGAGACGCTTCAGGCCGGTGAAATTCTGGAAGAGGCGGACAGCCGGTTCTGGCGAAGAGACGGAACCAGTTTCTCCGTGGAATATGTGAGTACCCCGATTCGTGAACGAGGGGACATCGTCGGGGCGGTGGTTGTCTTTAAGGACACGACGGATCGGAAACGTGCCGAGGAACAATTGCAGGATTCTCTGCGACGCCTTCGTAAGCTCTCCGGGCGGATGGAAGGGATTCGTGAAGAGGAACGCGGGCGAATTGCGCGCGAATTGCACGATGAGTTGGGCGTGGGCCTGACCTGCCTGAAGATCGATCTGTCTCGTTTGGGCGGGTTACTGGGGGAACGGCTGATTCCACGGGATCGTGCCAAGATCGACGACAAAATTCGAGGGATGAAGGAGCAGGTTGATAGTACCATCACCTCCGTACAGCGGATTGTGGCGGAGCTCCGACCGGGTGTGCTCGATGATCTTGGTCTGGTTGCGGCCATCGAATGGCAGTGCCGTGATTTTCAACGTCGCACCGGCATTCCCTGTCACTGCACGGTCAGCCATGAAGATTTGCGGGTGGCCCCTGAGCATGCCACTGCCGTGTTTCGAATTTGTCAGGAGGCGTTGACCAATGTGACCCGGCACGCCAAGGCGACGGAGGTGCAGGTGCGTTTGGAGGATCAGGGCGTGGGATTGTTGTTGCAGGTCAACGACAACGGGTGCGGAATTCCGCCTGATCGGCTTGCCGACGCCAGATCCTTTGGTTTGTTGGGGATGCGCGAGCGCGCCGGATTGCTCGGCGGGGACGTGCAGATTGACACGAGGGAAGGTGCCGGCACGACGATCGTGCTGCAATTGCCTCGGTAA
- a CDS encoding filamentous hemagglutinin N-terminal domain-containing protein, which translates to MTCRPAGLPLFTYGLLAFLMLLGHTGSIAYGQATNIVATPSGPGGLGTSLSTSGNTTNITGGTRPAGGPNLFHSFNQFSVGTGDVAAFVNPGGVSNVISRVIGGSPSNINGTVQALNANLFFINPAGIVFGPTAHLNVSGSAYFSSAQQVRLSDGGIFTANTGLLALDSTLSVGTPIAFGFLGQGPYGSIVLTSSSTVLQTGAVLGLMGGGIQINGSKITAQRVMLGSTSSAGEMSVQPFVSNPFSGVSGNGQVQALPGTLIVAGGGGVIPASIDVTPNIAVPTGAQANITTNPFTQRVTQIQVVGVDLGGLSPLPTANAASVNTANPVDPVAFLNRAAMVLPQEAPAPPAPLLTSRCAARKDGAFSSLVQASRDVTPSQPGGSLAAPVVLEEVGGEVEPGAPATQTAQSQGQSTVQGLESWQGC; encoded by the coding sequence ATGACGTGTCGCCCCGCAGGTCTGCCGCTGTTCACGTACGGGTTACTCGCCTTCCTGATGCTTCTGGGACATACGGGGTCGATCGCCTACGGGCAGGCCACGAACATCGTTGCGACCCCCTCCGGACCGGGTGGTCTTGGGACCTCCCTGAGCACCTCGGGCAATACCACGAACATCACCGGAGGGACGAGACCGGCAGGCGGGCCAAACCTGTTTCATAGCTTCAATCAATTTTCCGTCGGTACAGGGGATGTGGCCGCCTTCGTGAATCCCGGTGGCGTGTCCAACGTCATCAGTCGGGTGATCGGGGGATCGCCATCCAACATTAATGGAACGGTTCAGGCGCTCAACGCGAACCTGTTCTTTATCAATCCTGCCGGAATTGTATTCGGCCCCACGGCTCATTTGAACGTGTCGGGCTCTGCGTATTTCAGTTCGGCTCAACAAGTGCGCTTGAGCGATGGCGGAATTTTTACGGCCAACACGGGTCTTCTTGCCTTGGATTCCACGCTGTCGGTCGGCACGCCGATCGCCTTCGGCTTTTTAGGGCAGGGTCCGTATGGGTCCATCGTTCTGACTTCTTCCTCTACGGTGCTTCAGACCGGAGCCGTGCTCGGCCTGATGGGGGGCGGAATTCAGATCAACGGATCGAAGATTACTGCGCAGCGGGTCATGCTCGGCAGTACGAGCTCAGCTGGGGAGATGAGTGTTCAGCCATTTGTCTCAAATCCTTTTTCCGGCGTGTCAGGGAACGGGCAGGTCCAAGCCCTGCCTGGAACGTTGATCGTCGCGGGCGGTGGAGGTGTGATTCCCGCATCTATCGATGTGACCCCCAATATCGCCGTGCCGACGGGGGCGCAGGCCAATATCACGACGAATCCTTTCACCCAACGTGTGACACAAATCCAAGTCGTGGGTGTGGATCTGGGTGGGTTGTCGCCTCTTCCAACTGCGAATGCGGCCAGTGTGAATACGGCTAACCCCGTTGATCCTGTGGCATTCTTAAATCGCGCCGCGATGGTGCTTCCCCAGGAGGCACCGGCCCCGCCCGCCCCGTTGTTGACCAGTCGGTGCGCGGCCCGAAAGGACGGCGCATTCAGTAGCCTTGTTCAAGCCTCGCGCGACGTCACGCCGTCACAACCCGGAGGATCCCTGGCGGCGCCGGTGGTGTTGGAGGAAGTCGGCGGCGAAGTCGAGCCAGGCGCTCCCGCGACACAAACTGCACAGAGTCAGGGACAGTCAACGGTACAAGGTCTGGAATCATGGCAAGGGTGCTAG
- a CDS encoding CHAT domain-containing protein yields MPTMRNMVIRRGMKRKQGAANPCLTRARILPLTILGVGVLALSGFAWPASGMAVDLFGGFGASSIPPAQEMKRGTTQFQQGAFAQAAVHWMNAARGYEEDGQPKEQSQALINLAHALQQEGQIRRAQGTLQTALKLSEQAGERGLTAAILAQLGNTFHVLGKDEPATEHLTRALALAREEKKPLLVAGVLNDLGNALTARRQFAEAIDVYAESRSLAIETKQPALVATAEINGAMALLQNQQLGEAHRHLDQAWSDVRSLEDGQAKTAGLLNIGLGYQELFSASTAKSGVAKKSDTGKGRATEAAASAGLGVGLLRQSSDAFSAARDVAERTGDARGQSYAWGYLGGLLEQEHRNPEALEYSRKATFAAQKVNAPESLYRWQWQTARLLRAAGKEEEALAAYQRAVTLLKPIHYEYSVGYQGRHHSYYESVAPLFVEYEDVLLRRAAAAKTPDQSEQLLVRVKETVEVSHAAELQDYFQDDCVTTVASHRSPATLAPGTAVVYPISFPDRLELLLETVNGLKQVRVPVTGEKLTKEIRLFRRLIQDSQSQNYLSSAQTLHGWLVAPLQQDLQGAGIHTLVMVAEGSLRTIPMGALHDGRHFLVDSLAVAVTPSLALTDLSAAQRRKGSLLSVGLTESVDGQSAPRYAETEVQAIRTLYGGKLLMNKQFSAPSLEEEIKDQGVGIVHVASHTVVGTEAKDSFVLAHDGKITMDRLSQLVGLQQYRQQPLDLLTLSSCETSAEDDRAALGLSGVAVKTGARTALASLWTSDDETTTELVSEFYRQLQDPAISKAVALQRAQQKILSQRGHTHPSFWAAFLLINNWM; encoded by the coding sequence ATGCCTACGATGCGTAACATGGTCATTCGCCGCGGCATGAAGCGGAAGCAGGGGGCCGCTAATCCATGCCTCACGCGCGCGCGTATCTTGCCGCTGACGATACTCGGTGTAGGGGTGCTTGCATTGAGTGGATTCGCCTGGCCTGCGAGCGGGATGGCGGTGGATTTGTTCGGCGGCTTCGGTGCGTCGTCGATACCGCCCGCACAAGAAATGAAACGGGGGACGACACAGTTTCAGCAGGGCGCGTTTGCCCAGGCCGCAGTGCATTGGATGAACGCGGCGCGCGGGTATGAGGAGGACGGGCAGCCGAAGGAACAGTCCCAGGCGTTGATCAATCTGGCGCATGCGCTTCAGCAGGAGGGGCAGATCCGTCGGGCGCAGGGTACCTTGCAAACCGCGCTGAAACTCTCGGAACAGGCCGGTGAACGCGGCCTCACGGCGGCGATTCTCGCTCAGCTCGGCAACACCTTTCACGTGTTGGGGAAAGACGAACCTGCCACCGAACACCTGACCAGAGCATTGGCGCTGGCGCGTGAGGAAAAAAAACCCCTGTTGGTTGCCGGGGTGCTGAACGATCTGGGTAATGCCCTGACGGCCCGTCGGCAGTTTGCCGAAGCCATCGACGTCTATGCGGAGAGCCGGAGCCTTGCAATCGAGACCAAGCAGCCGGCGCTGGTGGCAACGGCGGAGATCAACGGCGCGATGGCCTTGCTCCAGAACCAACAGCTGGGTGAAGCCCATCGTCATTTGGATCAAGCCTGGTCGGATGTGCGGTCGCTGGAGGATGGTCAGGCGAAGACCGCCGGGTTGTTGAATATCGGCCTTGGTTATCAGGAGCTGTTCTCTGCCTCGACCGCGAAATCCGGCGTGGCCAAGAAATCGGATACGGGGAAGGGGCGTGCGACGGAGGCCGCTGCTTCTGCTGGGCTCGGAGTCGGCCTGCTGAGGCAATCGTCCGATGCCTTTTCCGCGGCCAGGGACGTAGCCGAGCGTACCGGCGATGCACGCGGACAATCCTATGCCTGGGGCTATCTGGGCGGATTGCTGGAACAGGAACACCGCAATCCCGAGGCGTTGGAGTATTCGAGGAAGGCCACCTTCGCCGCGCAAAAAGTGAATGCGCCGGAATCGCTCTACCGTTGGCAATGGCAAACGGCCCGGCTGTTGCGCGCGGCCGGCAAAGAAGAAGAAGCCTTGGCCGCCTATCAACGTGCTGTGACGCTGTTGAAACCGATCCACTACGAATATTCCGTTGGGTATCAGGGACGGCATCATTCCTATTACGAGTCTGTGGCGCCGCTGTTCGTGGAATATGAGGATGTGTTGTTACGGAGAGCGGCGGCTGCAAAGACGCCGGATCAGAGTGAGCAGTTGCTTGTTCGGGTGAAGGAGACGGTTGAGGTTTCCCATGCAGCCGAACTGCAAGATTATTTCCAGGACGACTGTGTGACGACGGTCGCAAGTCATCGAAGCCCCGCTACACTGGCGCCCGGTACCGCGGTGGTGTATCCGATTTCTTTCCCGGACCGGCTCGAATTGCTCCTGGAGACCGTCAATGGGCTCAAGCAGGTCAGGGTTCCGGTGACGGGTGAGAAACTCACGAAAGAAATTCGTTTATTCAGGCGGCTGATCCAGGATTCCCAATCGCAGAACTACCTGTCTTCTGCGCAGACGTTGCACGGGTGGCTGGTGGCGCCTCTTCAGCAGGATCTCCAGGGGGCCGGTATTCATACGCTCGTGATGGTGGCCGAGGGCTCGCTCCGGACCATTCCAATGGGAGCCTTGCATGACGGGCGGCATTTTCTTGTGGATTCACTTGCCGTGGCTGTGACCCCGAGTCTGGCATTGACCGATCTGAGTGCCGCTCAGCGCCGCAAAGGCAGTTTGTTGTCGGTCGGCCTGACCGAATCGGTCGACGGCCAGTCGGCTCCGCGTTATGCGGAGACCGAAGTCCAGGCCATCAGAACGCTCTATGGCGGAAAGTTGCTGATGAACAAACAGTTCTCGGCACCCTCTCTAGAAGAAGAGATCAAGGATCAGGGCGTGGGGATCGTCCATGTGGCCTCTCATACGGTCGTCGGCACTGAGGCCAAAGATTCGTTTGTGCTCGCGCACGACGGTAAGATTACAATGGATCGGTTGTCGCAGTTGGTGGGGCTGCAGCAATATCGGCAGCAACCCTTGGATCTCTTGACGCTCAGTTCCTGTGAAACGTCGGCTGAGGATGATCGCGCGGCACTCGGACTGAGCGGTGTGGCCGTCAAGACAGGGGCGCGGACGGCGTTGGCGAGCTTGTGGACGTCGGATGATGAAACGACTACCGAACTCGTGTCGGAATTTTACCGACAGCTGCAGGACCCGGCGATCTCAAAAGCCGTCGCCTTACAGCGGGCGCAGCAGAAGATCCTTTCTCAGCGTGGTCACACGCACCCCAGTTTCTGGGCGGCATTTCTCTTGATCAATAATTGGATGTGA
- a CDS encoding S16 family serine protease, which translates to MRTAFPRSGTFSPMVAGVALSLAALLSLIPSAASASRTLTVPISIATYTEDQVGFPTFVMKWDEGSQPDPLSFRWGRSQVPVRGTGMRSIQRAFRFAVERLAPSVRPTGTLSLYATFSGPLNAEGSTAEAILAIGFLALLKGDHLKQDITITGTLEGDGRIGQVAQVAEKTTAAAKAGYRVLLVPRGQFYAPRINRVSLNLESNVLVREVETIEEAYEIMTGKKL; encoded by the coding sequence ATGCGAACAGCATTTCCAAGAAGCGGCACATTCTCACCCATGGTTGCGGGAGTCGCCCTCTCCCTCGCTGCCCTGCTGTCGCTGATTCCCTCTGCCGCCTCCGCAAGCCGAACCCTCACCGTCCCCATCTCCATCGCCACCTACACCGAGGACCAAGTCGGCTTCCCAACATTTGTAATGAAATGGGACGAAGGAAGCCAACCGGATCCCTTGTCCTTTCGGTGGGGACGGAGTCAAGTTCCCGTCAGAGGGACCGGGATGAGGTCCATTCAGCGGGCTTTTCGCTTCGCCGTCGAACGCCTTGCGCCATCCGTTCGCCCGACCGGAACCTTGTCCCTCTATGCGACATTTTCCGGGCCATTGAACGCAGAAGGATCAACGGCAGAGGCCATCCTAGCCATCGGGTTCCTCGCCCTGCTGAAAGGTGACCACCTGAAACAGGATATTACGATCACGGGCACGTTGGAGGGTGATGGCAGGATCGGACAAGTCGCACAGGTGGCTGAAAAAACAACGGCGGCGGCGAAGGCGGGCTACCGCGTGCTGCTGGTGCCGCGAGGACAGTTTTATGCCCCTCGCATCAACCGGGTCAGCCTGAACCTTGAATCGAATGTGCTAGTGCGAGAAGTGGAAACGATCGAGGAAGCCTACGAAATCATGACTGGGAAAAAACTCTAG
- a CDS encoding ShlB/FhaC/HecB family hemolysin secretion/activation protein gives MACVKKSVGQDAGIITLTGASLAVHGGAFRSQTCGHSSGSRRRTFVAVAALVLFGALAWPAYSQTGSQLGPLPPKLPQLPVVPPPEQPPTLDLPSPRPPSALDQAAKGPKIMVKDVRLIGNTAFTAQQLSEITAPYTNRELTAEDLESLRLALTYYYVTHGYVTSGAVVPEQDVADGVLTMQIIEGKITQVNVEDTKWFRPSYFQSRVNLAAGPPLHVDALQERLRVMQANPRIERINAELLPGATLGENTLNVKVKEANPLKAWLEFNNYQSPVVGAEQGFVTLAHQNLLGFGDTLSLQYGRSAGVNPMLNFKYEIPVGPRDTTVSLQYRRFDFGVEESPFDTLDIKNKAQIFGLSVRHPVIRRADQELAFSLTGEHARNESTLGGNPYELISGAPNGKFRVTSLRFGQEYARRSADQVISLLSRFSVGVGAMGATANGDPNLPDARFFSWLGEAQWIRQLPLWRTQLVSRGVVQLSNDHLFPLEQIAVGGRYSVRGYREFTLIRDNAAMLSIEARVPVYTTKAGVDTVFLAPFFDLGHGWQTTAQTPGTPPKTLASLGAGVIWNFWRGSHFELYYGKQLKRYDTDHNNLQDHGVHLQLVVEAF, from the coding sequence ATGGCTTGCGTGAAGAAGTCGGTGGGGCAGGACGCAGGGATTATTACGTTGACTGGCGCGAGTCTGGCTGTACATGGTGGTGCATTCCGCTCTCAGACGTGCGGTCATTCGTCAGGGAGCCGGCGTCGAACGTTCGTGGCTGTGGCGGCGCTTGTATTATTCGGCGCGCTGGCATGGCCGGCCTATTCACAGACCGGCTCACAGCTCGGCCCCTTGCCCCCGAAATTACCTCAATTGCCTGTGGTGCCTCCTCCCGAACAGCCTCCTACTCTTGACCTCCCATCACCACGCCCCCCGAGTGCGCTCGATCAGGCGGCAAAGGGGCCCAAGATCATGGTGAAGGACGTCCGGCTGATCGGAAATACCGCCTTCACGGCGCAGCAGCTCTCGGAAATCACCGCTCCCTATACCAATCGGGAGTTGACGGCGGAAGATTTGGAATCGTTGCGCCTCGCCCTCACGTACTACTATGTGACCCATGGATATGTGACGTCCGGTGCGGTGGTCCCGGAGCAGGACGTGGCGGACGGTGTTCTGACCATGCAGATCATCGAAGGCAAGATTACGCAGGTCAACGTCGAGGATACCAAGTGGTTCCGACCCTCGTATTTTCAGAGCCGGGTCAATCTGGCGGCTGGTCCTCCGCTGCACGTCGATGCACTCCAGGAACGGTTGCGCGTGATGCAGGCCAATCCCCGGATCGAACGGATCAACGCCGAACTGTTGCCGGGCGCGACCCTGGGAGAGAATACGCTGAACGTGAAAGTGAAAGAAGCCAACCCGTTGAAGGCCTGGTTGGAGTTCAACAACTACCAGTCTCCAGTTGTGGGGGCGGAGCAGGGGTTTGTCACGCTGGCTCACCAGAACCTGTTGGGATTCGGCGATACGCTGAGTCTGCAATACGGGCGGTCGGCCGGGGTGAATCCGATGCTCAACTTTAAATACGAAATTCCGGTGGGGCCGCGTGATACCACGGTCTCGCTGCAATACCGTCGGTTTGATTTCGGAGTTGAGGAATCGCCCTTCGACACGTTGGATATCAAGAACAAGGCGCAGATTTTCGGACTATCGGTCAGACATCCTGTCATCCGGAGGGCCGACCAGGAACTCGCGTTTTCTCTCACGGGCGAACATGCCAGGAATGAAAGTACGTTGGGAGGTAACCCGTACGAGCTCATCAGCGGGGCGCCGAACGGGAAGTTCCGCGTGACCTCGCTCCGCTTCGGTCAGGAATATGCCCGCCGTTCGGCCGATCAGGTGATCTCCCTCTTGTCACGGTTTTCCGTCGGTGTCGGCGCGATGGGGGCGACCGCGAATGGCGATCCAAACCTGCCCGATGCGCGGTTCTTTTCCTGGTTGGGAGAGGCGCAGTGGATCCGCCAGCTTCCCTTGTGGCGCACGCAGTTGGTCAGCCGCGGTGTGGTGCAATTGTCCAACGACCATCTGTTTCCCCTCGAACAGATTGCCGTCGGTGGTCGATACAGTGTCCGTGGATATCGTGAATTCACGTTGATTCGTGACAATGCCGCGATGTTATCGATCGAGGCGCGCGTGCCGGTGTATACGACGAAGGCTGGCGTGGATACGGTTTTTCTCGCGCCCTTTTTCGATTTGGGGCATGGCTGGCAAACGACGGCCCAGACGCCCGGTACACCCCCGAAAACATTGGCAAGTTTGGGTGCCGGCGTCATCTGGAATTTTTGGCGCGGGAGTCATTTCGAACTCTATTATGGAAAACAGTTGAAGCGGTACGATACTGATCACAATAACCTGCAGGATCATGGCGTCCATCTGCAACTGGTGGTAGAGGCGTTCTAG
- a CDS encoding NUDIX hydrolase, translated as MPEAGLVRSAGGVVLRQQNVLLIRVSDIKGRPVWSFPKGRLDAGETPAQAAVREVLEETGWWCRIEADLSTTEYWFQRQGRRFRKTVVWFHMSALEESGVPDGEVDEVQWVSREDALERLTYPSDVALLSQALSQRAFPG; from the coding sequence ATGCCTGAAGCGGGCCTCGTGCGATCGGCTGGTGGTGTGGTGTTGCGGCAACAGAATGTGTTGCTGATCCGGGTGTCCGACATCAAAGGACGTCCCGTCTGGTCGTTCCCTAAGGGACGGCTCGATGCCGGTGAAACGCCTGCTCAGGCTGCCGTGCGGGAAGTGTTAGAAGAAACCGGTTGGTGGTGCCGGATCGAGGCGGACCTCTCTACGACCGAATATTGGTTTCAACGACAAGGGCGGCGGTTTCGCAAGACAGTGGTGTGGTTTCACATGTCGGCGCTCGAGGAGTCGGGCGTGCCGGACGGAGAGGTTGACGAGGTGCAGTGGGTCAGTCGCGAGGACGCGCTGGAGCGCCTCACTTATCCCTCGGACGTGGCGTTGTTGTCTCAAGCGCTCTCTCAACGGGCTTTCCCCGGATAG
- a CDS encoding SDR family oxidoreductase, protein MSERGAVVITGASSGIGAACAQYLDGLGFTVWAGVRRREDGEALARLTSSRLRIVMLDVTDPASIAAAEQVVAQATRDTGLAGLVNNAGISVAGPLEVLPLDAVRMQFEVNVIGALAVTQAFIPLLRPARGRIVNISSIAGLAATPFLGAYCGSKFALEAMSDALRLELVPWGISVSLVEPGAIQSQIWQRATMSATRTLGGVAPESLARYAHLLSRMQDVMQKAAARAIPAEAVARVVADALTASRPRARYLVGADARFRAMLKWILPDRVQDRLLAWFLGLPHRA, encoded by the coding sequence ATGTCGGAGCGAGGAGCCGTGGTGATCACCGGAGCGTCATCGGGAATCGGTGCTGCCTGCGCACAGTATCTCGATGGGCTTGGCTTTACGGTGTGGGCCGGTGTCCGGAGGAGAGAAGACGGCGAGGCGCTGGCACGTCTGACCTCATCGCGACTCCGGATCGTGATGCTGGACGTGACGGATCCCGCATCAATTGCGGCGGCCGAACAGGTCGTAGCCCAGGCCACGCGCGACACCGGCTTGGCGGGTCTGGTCAATAATGCCGGCATCTCCGTGGCCGGTCCGTTGGAAGTCTTACCGCTGGATGCGGTACGGATGCAATTCGAGGTCAATGTCATCGGCGCGCTTGCCGTGACCCAAGCGTTCATTCCCCTGCTGAGGCCGGCTCGTGGTCGCATCGTGAATATCAGTTCCATCGCCGGCCTGGCGGCTACTCCGTTTCTGGGGGCCTATTGCGGCTCAAAGTTCGCGCTGGAAGCCATGAGCGACGCGTTACGGCTGGAGTTGGTGCCCTGGGGTATTTCGGTCTCGTTGGTCGAGCCGGGTGCGATCCAATCTCAAATATGGCAACGCGCCACGATGTCGGCGACACGGACGCTTGGTGGTGTCGCACCCGAGTCGCTCGCACGCTACGCGCACCTGTTGTCCCGTATGCAAGATGTCATGCAGAAAGCGGCGGCACGCGCGATTCCGGCGGAGGCTGTGGCCCGCGTGGTGGCCGATGCGTTGACCGCCTCACGACCGCGTGCGCGCTATCTCGTCGGCGCCGATGCGCGGTTCAGGGCCATGCTGAAATGGATCCTGCCTGACCGGGTACAAGACCGCCTCTTGGCGTGGTTTCTGGGATTGCCCCACCGCGCCTAG